A single region of the Candidatus Zixiibacteriota bacterium genome encodes:
- a CDS encoding S8 family serine peptidase produces MSNRRFLPVAALLFGLAVLLSTPAIARTGRGHFVPDELVCRMLPDYTIDSVNAEFGTVVKSHQIATDCYLLIIPQGQNAESLAISIEAYVGVEFCRPNYYLAAPEGLQRSSPFVDAQARLPIDSQKAATTINLEDAHLIAEGDGINIALIDGGVNFSHPEFALIADQFVTRWDYVSNDALAFDEPGGSCSGHGTFIAGLLHLVAPASNIYVYRVLDTGGVGDGYSIAGAVLQAIDDSCSVINLSLGMVGVHDALDEALKLAKQRNIMVVASAGNDSTDLNAIFPFPATRTYCLAIAALDTLNQKADFSNYGTKIAVCTPGTEIYSTFLDTTYATWEGTSFAAPFVTGLAALILSVDSTLVWEQLDTTISQTAVSVDSLNPGLEGLLGTGLINPVAALQSVLTHVHGDVTGDLTVDISDLNGLVDFLFFSLGESLVAPSADADCNGVVDVGDLTALIDHLFFNVTTTCMIP; encoded by the coding sequence ATGTCTAATAGACGATTCCTTCCGGTCGCGGCATTGTTGTTTGGTCTTGCGGTTCTGCTTTCAACCCCGGCCATAGCCAGAACCGGCCGAGGTCATTTTGTTCCGGATGAGCTGGTCTGCAGAATGCTCCCCGATTACACCATTGATTCCGTTAACGCTGAGTTCGGCACGGTGGTCAAAAGCCACCAGATCGCCACGGACTGCTACCTGCTAATAATTCCGCAGGGTCAGAATGCCGAGAGTCTGGCGATCAGCATCGAGGCTTATGTCGGTGTGGAGTTCTGCCGCCCGAATTACTACCTGGCGGCGCCGGAGGGATTGCAGCGAAGTTCTCCGTTCGTGGATGCCCAGGCGCGGCTTCCCATCGACTCACAGAAAGCCGCAACGACAATCAATCTGGAAGATGCCCACCTTATCGCCGAAGGTGACGGCATCAATATCGCTCTGATAGACGGCGGGGTTAATTTCAGTCATCCTGAGTTCGCATTGATCGCTGACCAATTTGTGACGAGATGGGACTACGTGAGTAATGATGCCCTGGCTTTCGATGAGCCCGGCGGTTCCTGCTCCGGGCACGGTACGTTCATAGCCGGCCTGCTCCATTTGGTCGCGCCGGCATCCAATATCTATGTCTATCGTGTACTCGACACCGGGGGAGTGGGGGATGGGTACAGCATTGCCGGCGCCGTACTTCAGGCGATCGACGACAGCTGTAGCGTCATTAATCTGAGCCTCGGCATGGTGGGTGTGCACGATGCGCTCGATGAGGCGCTCAAGCTGGCCAAACAGCGAAACATCATGGTGGTGGCATCGGCCGGCAACGATTCCACTGACCTCAACGCTATTTTCCCGTTCCCGGCGACACGTACTTATTGTCTGGCGATAGCGGCGCTAGATACCCTGAACCAGAAAGCGGATTTTTCCAACTACGGCACCAAGATCGCCGTCTGTACGCCGGGCACAGAGATATACAGCACGTTTCTCGACACGACCTATGCGACGTGGGAGGGGACAAGCTTCGCCGCGCCATTCGTAACCGGTCTGGCTGCGCTCATATTGTCAGTCGACTCGACTTTGGTTTGGGAGCAGCTGGACACTACGATTTCACAGACCGCTGTCAGTGTCGATTCGTTGAACCCGGGACTCGAAGGGCTCCTCGGAACCGGTCTGATAAATCCGGTGGCGGCACTGCAATCGGTGCTGACTCACGTCCACGGCGATGTGACCGGCGATCTGACGGTTGACATTTCCGACCTGAACGGCTTGGTCGATTTCCTGTTTTTCAGTCTTGGTGAATCGCTTGTGGCCCCGAGCGCCGATGCCGACTGTAACGGCGTGGTGGACGTGGGGGATCTCACCGCTCTGATCGACCATCTGTTTTTCAACGTGACAACCACTTGCATGATCCCATAA